TTGTGCTGTGAAAGGTAGGCGAATGTCTGCGGGAGCTTGTCGGGCGTCATCTCGAGGGTCATGATCGCGTTTATCCGGTGTTTCTGCAACAGAGCGTAAACAAGCTCATAGTTCATGTTGCCCTCGCCGAACGCGAGGTGCAGGTCGTTTCGGGCGTCGTTATCATTGATGTGAATCTTGACGGTTCTCGTGCCGAGAACGCGGAGCCACTCCTCAAGCGGGACGGTCGAATAGACGTTCACGTGCCCGATATCGAGGCAGACCTGCATATAGGGGGAATCAACCGAATCGACGACATCCCGGAGCAGGTGCGGCGCGTTCAGGAACATGTTTTCGATGGCGATGACGATGCCGAGTCTTTTTGCCTGATTAACGACCGGCCTCCAGGTTTTCATGCTGGTCTTCAGCCATAATTCGCGGTAATCCTTCGGAATGAGAGGGTTGAGGCCGAGGTGAAACACCACGATCGACGCCTTGAGGAGCGCGCTGATGTTGAGGCAGCGCATGAAGTTGAATTTCGTGTAATCGCGGATGATCCTGTCCAGGCTGCCCGGGTTCAGGTCGAAAAGCGGCCCGTGGACGCTCACGCCGATCCCCTCCGCCGACAGCCGTTCGCCCATCGCTTTGACTTCCGCATAAGGATAATTGCGGACCCAGCCGGTATCGTACATCATGATCTCGACGTTGAGGCGGTTCTTTTTGAGGAACTCGATATTGCTTGGGAGCGCGTCGAATGGGATCGTTACGGCGTATCGAGACGTGTCCACCGCTGGCGCTTCACCATCTCTGTTCGGGCCTGAACGCGTCTTTAATGATCTCGATTTCGGGCTTTGCTTTTCCATCTTTCCTCAATACGGCCACCACATCAAAACGGCACGGGGCATCTTCAATCCGATTCTTTTGCAGGTACCACAGTGCGGTTTTGCACATCCGTTCTCTCTTGCGCGCGTCAACGGTTTCCTGGGGAAGCCCGTAATCGATCGAGCTTCGGGTTCTCACTTCGACGAAAACCAGACAATCCTTTTGGCGGGCGACCACGTCGATCTCGCCGATGGGAGTGCGGAAATTGCGTTCAACTATTTTATAATGCGCTTTTTTCAGAGCGCGCACCGCAAAGTCTTCGCCCTCGGCTCCGCGTTTCAGATGAACCGCCGCCGGCTCCGCTTCACTTTTTTTCCAGCGAAAAAATTCGAATTTCACCGAACAATCTCGATTGCCTCGCCGTCACTTCCTTCAAGCGGATGAGTTCGAGCAAGGCGAGAAACGTGGTGATCAGAACGATTTTTGAACGCGGGCGATTCTGAAAGATCTCTTCGAGCAGCAGATTTTCCTTTTCATGCAGGATTGCCCGAAGGTCAGCCATCATATCCTCTATTGAGACTTCCTCGAGCGTGATCTCTCGAAACGGTTCGTCGGTCGCATATTCGAGCACCCGCTGAAATGCCTGCAACAGGTCGAAGAGGGATACCTCCAACAGCGCCTCGCCGTTTTCCACATCGGCATCTTCTTTGAAATCCCGCTGGAAATACCGGCTTTCATTCTCCCCTCGTTCATTGAGGTGACCGGCCAATTCTTTATATCTCTTGTATTCAAGAATCTGCTCGATCAATTCAAATCGGGGGTCTTCCTCCGGATCTTCCTCGTCCGGCTGCGTCGGCAGCAGCATCCGCGACTTGATCTCCATCAGCGTGGCGGCCATCACCAGGAACTCGCTCGCGACATCCAGGTCGAGTTCCTTCATCATATTCATGTATTCGATGTACTGATCCGCGATGAGAGCGATGGGAATATCGTAGATATCGACTTCATTGACTTTAATGAGGTGAAGCAGCAGATCGAGAGGACCCTCGAATTTGCTCAACTTGAGTTTGTAGCTCATATCCGCATCGCCTTCCGGACTTCCGCCATTGTGGCCCGCGCCGCCTTTCGCGCCTTCTCCGCGCCCTCGGCGAGGATCG
The nucleotide sequence above comes from Candidatus Abyssobacteria bacterium SURF_5. Encoded proteins:
- a CDS encoding sugar phosphate isomerase/epimerase codes for the protein MEKQSPKSRSLKTRSGPNRDGEAPAVDTSRYAVTIPFDALPSNIEFLKKNRLNVEIMMYDTGWVRNYPYAEVKAMGERLSAEGIGVSVHGPLFDLNPGSLDRIIRDYTKFNFMRCLNISALLKASIVVFHLGLNPLIPKDYRELWLKTSMKTWRPVVNQAKRLGIVIAIENMFLNAPHLLRDVVDSVDSPYMQVCLDIGHVNVYSTVPLEEWLRVLGTRTVKIHINDNDARNDLHLAFGEGNMNYELVYALLQKHRINAIMTLEMTPDKLPQTFAYLSQHKLTLPSLKT
- a CDS encoding YraN family protein, translated to MKRGAEGEDFAVRALKKAHYKIVERNFRTPIGEIDVVARQKDCLVFVEVRTRSSIDYGLPQETVDARKRERMCKTALWYLQKNRIEDAPCRFDVVAVLRKDGKAKPEIEIIKDAFRPEQRW
- a CDS encoding segregation/condensation protein A; the encoded protein is MSYKLKLSKFEGPLDLLLHLIKVNEVDIYDIPIALIADQYIEYMNMMKELDLDVASEFLVMAATLMEIKSRMLLPTQPDEEDPEEDPRFELIEQILEYKRYKELAGHLNERGENESRYFQRDFKEDADVENGEALLEVSLFDLLQAFQRVLEYATDEPFREITLEEVSIEDMMADLRAILHEKENLLLEEIFQNRPRSKIVLITTFLALLELIRLKEVTARQSRLFGEIRIFSLEKK